From the genome of Sphingobium sp. JS3065, one region includes:
- a CDS encoding phosphodiesterase, whose translation MLIAQVTDIHLGFDPDNPAEFNRKRLDQVLRALNDGPNRPDLLLATGDLTDRGDADSYRRLANAFSQCDFPVWPCMGNHDDRAQFAQYFPHIPQEDGFVHYVIPLEDRRIIMLDTLEPDRHGGAFCERRAAWLSARLDEDAETPTLIVMHHPPVEVGIDWMNTHPEEAWVQRFTAAIAGRPNIQAILCGHIHRAITAPWQGTTIAICSSTAPQLALDMRPMDPETPDNRPMIVADPPAYALHRWTDHGLITHFATADDHVMLAKFDAGMQPLVRMLIDERPVSSSVRPE comes from the coding sequence ATGCTGATCGCACAGGTCACGGACATCCATCTGGGTTTCGACCCCGACAACCCCGCCGAGTTCAACCGCAAGCGGCTGGACCAGGTGCTCCGCGCCCTGAACGATGGCCCCAACCGCCCCGACCTTTTGCTGGCGACCGGCGACCTGACAGATCGGGGAGACGCGGACAGTTACCGCCGCCTCGCCAACGCCTTCAGCCAATGCGATTTTCCGGTCTGGCCCTGCATGGGCAATCATGACGACCGTGCCCAATTCGCCCAATATTTCCCGCACATCCCTCAGGAAGACGGCTTCGTCCACTATGTGATCCCGCTGGAGGACCGGCGGATCATCATGCTCGACACGCTGGAGCCGGACCGGCACGGCGGCGCCTTCTGCGAACGCCGCGCCGCGTGGCTCTCCGCCCGGCTGGATGAGGATGCGGAAACCCCGACGCTGATCGTCATGCACCATCCTCCGGTCGAGGTCGGCATAGACTGGATGAACACCCACCCGGAAGAAGCATGGGTCCAACGCTTCACCGCCGCCATCGCAGGTCGTCCGAACATCCAGGCGATCCTCTGCGGCCACATCCACCGCGCCATCACCGCCCCATGGCAGGGCACCACCATCGCCATCTGCTCCTCAACCGCCCCCCAACTGGCGCTCGACATGCGCCCCATGGACCCGGAAACCCCCGACAACCGCCCGATGATCGTCGCAGACCCGCCCGCCTATGCGCTGCATCGCTGGACGGACCATGGCCTGATCACCCATTTCGCGACAGCCGACGATCATGTGATGCTGGCCAAGTTCGACGCAGGAATGCAACCGCTGGTGCGAATGCTGATCGATGAGCGTCCGGTTTCCAGTTCCGTTCGCCCTGAATAG